A single genomic interval of Camelina sativa cultivar DH55 chromosome 11, Cs, whole genome shotgun sequence harbors:
- the LOC104725269 gene encoding uncharacterized protein LOC104725269 isoform X3, with protein sequence MAYSAGKEYMDTEWTNEKHSLYIKSMETSFVDQLYSSLGALGEKDNVSESTRFGSSGRKPSQEQINVKQPEHRSNLRHGGGSHEFLRSPWIKHYKPLVKAQIQVKGEGTSELESQVVSSNGKTVMVICSSGSASSLKHICSHLRDHDQISVGEAREMDEYDSGGSEKFEE encoded by the exons ATGGCG TACTCTGCGGGGAAAGAATATATGGATACCGAATGGACTAATGAGAAgcatagtttatatattaaatctatGGAAACTTCATTCGTAGATCAGTTATATAGTTCCCTTGGTGCTCTCGGGGAGAAGGACAATGTATCCGAATCCACGAGGTTCGGTAGCAGCGGTAGGAAACCGTCTCAAGAACAG ATTAATGTGAAACAACCTGAACATCGGAGTAACTTAAGACACGGTGGTGGTTCTCATGAGTTTCTTAGGAGTCCATGGATCAAGCATTATAAACCTTTAGTAAAGGCACAAATTCAGGTAAAGGGTGAAGGTACTTCCGAGCTCGAAAGTCAAGTGGTCAGCTCAAATGGGAAGACAGTAATGGTCATATGCAGCTCTGGTTCAGCCTCAAGTCTCAAGCATATATGCTCTCATTTGCGTGACCACGACCAAATCAGCGTTGGAGAAG caAGGGAGATGGATGAGTACGATAGTGGAGGTTCTGAGAAGTTTGAAGAGTGA
- the LOC104725272 gene encoding uncharacterized protein LOC104725272 isoform X1, producing the protein MYQTLSLTILLPPPPTPTRTRKSMALQMQQSSFRIYAPSTTDARSGLSPFRTVAVRRLTANRGVVRCSGGDAAKKKAVPNSNYVVPMDKFSSSSSITRPLIEILRDLNKKIPDNIVKSHDPPSTTAAASGFIPWYHANRMLSFYAPGWCGEVRDVIFSENGNVTVVYRLTIRGSDGEFYVMQAHRESTGTVITTDDHTEDPVAAAEEIAFCRACARFGLGLYLYHE; encoded by the exons ATGTACCAAACTCTCTCACTCACAATTTTGCTCCCTCCTCCTCCAACTCCAACACGAACACGAAAATCAATGGCTTTGCAAATGCAGCAGTCCTCCTTCAGAATCTACGCACCATCCACCACCGATGCACGCAGCGGACTCTCCCCGTTCAGAACCGTGGCTGTTCGCCGGTTAACGGCAAACCGTGGAGTCGTCAGATGCAGCGGCGGAGACGCCGCGAAGAAAAAAGCAGTTCCTAATTCGAACTACGTAGTTCCTATGGACAAattctcatcctcttcttcaattaCTCGGCCTTTGATTGAGATACTTCGTGACCTTAACAAGAAGATTCCTGATAACATTGTTAAGAGCCATGATCCTCCCTCTActactgctgctgcttctgGCTTTATCCCTtg gtaCCATGCAAATCGGATGCTTAGCTTCTATGCTCCTGGTTGGTGTGGTGAAGTTAGAGATGTTATTTTCTCTGAGAATGGTAATGTCACTGTTGTTTATCGTCTCACCATTCGTGGCTCTGATGGTGAG TTTTATGTAATGCAGGCACATCGAGAATCAACTGGGACAGTAATAACGACTGATGATCACACTGAGGATCCAGTTGCTGCAGCTGAGGAAATAGCATTCTGCAGAGCATGTGCTCGATTTGGTCTTGGCTTGTATCTGTATCATGAATAG
- the LOC104725268 gene encoding vesicle-associated protein 2-2-like codes for MYLDEKYPEPPLLPCDLHIRAVNFQAMSIVLTGIQPHQNLAVLADSTILKLMEERSISSQHRQSLQHEPAKLRTKKIVIEVHIGLPLLYVCIVAFINIVTGHCLRT; via the exons ATG TATCTGGATGAGAAGTATCCTGAGCCACCTCTGTTACCTTGTGATCTCCATATACGGGCTGTAAATTTCCAG GCGATGAGTATTGTTTTGACTGGCATACAACCTCATCAAAATCTGGCTGTTCTT GCTGATTCAACCATTTTGAAACTAATGGAGGAGCGGTCTATAAGCTCCCAACATAGACAAAGTTTGCAACATGAGCCG GCAAAACTGAGAACGAAGAAGATAGTGATAGAAGTGCATATTGGGCTCCCTCTGCTGTATGTATGCATTGTGGCATTCATCAACATTGTTACTGGGCATTGTCTACGCACTTGA
- the LOC104725269 gene encoding uncharacterized protein LOC104725269 isoform X1 — protein MAYSAGKEYMDTEWTNEKHSLYIKSMETSFVDQLYSSLGALGEKDNVSESTRFGSSGRKPSQEQFKVLHDGLWQKINVKQPEHRSNLRHGGGSHEFLRSPWIKHYKPLVKAQIQVKGEGTSELESQVVSSNGKTVMVICSSGSASSLKHICSHLRDHDQISVGEAREMDEYDSGGSEKFEE, from the exons ATGGCG TACTCTGCGGGGAAAGAATATATGGATACCGAATGGACTAATGAGAAgcatagtttatatattaaatctatGGAAACTTCATTCGTAGATCAGTTATATAGTTCCCTTGGTGCTCTCGGGGAGAAGGACAATGTATCCGAATCCACGAGGTTCGGTAGCAGCGGTAGGAAACCGTCTCAAGAACAG TTCAAGGTTCTTCATGATGGTTTATGGCAGAAGATTAATGTGAAACAACCTGAACATCGGAGTAACTTAAGACACGGTGGTGGTTCTCATGAGTTTCTTAGGAGTCCATGGATCAAGCATTATAAACCTTTAGTAAAGGCACAAATTCAGGTAAAGGGTGAAGGTACTTCCGAGCTCGAAAGTCAAGTGGTCAGCTCAAATGGGAAGACAGTAATGGTCATATGCAGCTCTGGTTCAGCCTCAAGTCTCAAGCATATATGCTCTCATTTGCGTGACCACGACCAAATCAGCGTTGGAGAAG caAGGGAGATGGATGAGTACGATAGTGGAGGTTCTGAGAAGTTTGAAGAGTGA
- the LOC104725271 gene encoding uncharacterized protein LOC104725271 — protein sequence MATCSLWASPSFSPRRRFCSSLSNSRRQSLPSMFNFGNKRISRRVFCSYDERNRDRPQTSGIQVYGEIERLLTETVKQSQSSSGGSSDWSEVEGAWVLKPRNSKPKMVVHFIGGIFVGAAPQLTYRLFLERLAEKDVLVIATPYASGFDHFNIADEVQFKFDRCCRSLQETVQDLPSFGIGHSLGSVIHLLIGSRYAVKRNGNVFMAFNNKEASLAIPLFSPVLVPMAQSLGPLLSQIATSPTIRLGAEMTRKQLETLSPPIMKQILPLVEQLPPLYMDLVKGREDFIPKPEETRRLIRSYYGISRNLLIKFEDDSIDETSILAQVLGVESSISSKLDMSIRTLPGDHGLPLQQALPDVPPRMAEAVNRGSEFLANIAVGTPWESMAKEVGGSLGMDSKILRADMSKDLAVLVDAITSWMASSMGSKLLKP from the exons ATGGCTACGTGTTCCCTCTGGGCGTCACCGTCTTTTTCTCCCCGCCGGCGATTTTGTAGCAGCTTATCTAACAGTCGCCGCCAGTCTCTACCCTCGATGTTCAACTTCGGTAATAAGCGTATCTCACGAAGAGTTTTCTGTAGCTACGACGAGAGAAACAGAGATCGGCCTCAAACTTCCGGAATTCAGGTCTACGGCGAGATCGAGAG GTTATTAACTGAGACTGTTAAACAATCTCAAAGTAGTTCCGGTGGATCTTCTGATTGGTCAGAAGTtgag GGAGCATGGGTGCTTAAACCAAGAAACTCGAAACCGAAGATGGTTGTTCATTTCATTGGCGGAATATTTGTTGGTGCAGCACCCCAGCTTACCTATCGattgtttcttgagagattaGCAGAGAA GGATGTTTTGGTTATCGCGACACCCTATGCAAGTGGTTTCGACCACTTCAATATTGCAGACGAAGTACAATTCAAGTTTGATAGATGCTGTCGCTCTCTACAAGAAACA GTGCAGGATCTTCCATCCTTTGGGATCGGTCATTCACTGGGATCCGTCATTCACCTTCTGATTG GATCAAGGTATGCCGTTAAGCGAAATGGCAATGTATTTATGGCATTCAATAACAAG GAAGCGAGCTTAGCTATTCCTTTGTTCTCCCCAGTTCTTGTCCCGATGGCTCAGAGCCTTGGACCATTGTTATCACAGATAGCAACATCCCCAACAATTCGCCTTGGG GCAGAGATGACCCGAAAACAATTAGAAACGCTTAGCCCTCCCATCATGAAGCAAATTCTTCCATTAGTGGAACAGCTCCCTCCCTTGTACATGGACTTGGTAAAGGGAAGAGAAGATTTTATTCCAAAACCAGAAGAAACAAGGCGCCTT ATAAGATCCTACTATGGAATCTCTAGAAATCTGTTGATAAAGTTCGAGGACGATTCAATAGATGAAACATCAATCCTAGCTCAGGTACTTGGCGTGGAATCATCCATAAGCTCAAAGCTAGATATGTCTATCCGTACACTGCCAGGGGATCATGGTCTCCCTCTGCAACAG GCTCTTCCGGATGTTCCACCACGAATGGCAGAAGCGGTGAATCGCGGAAGTGAGTTTTTGGCAAATATTGCTGTTGGGACTCCGTGGGAATCTATGGCTAAAGAGGTTGGAGGTTCGCTTGGAATGGACTCGAAAATCCTTCGTGCTGATATGTCCAAAGATCTTGCAGTGCTCGTCGATGCAATCACGTCTTGGATGGCTTCAAGTATGGGTTCCAAACTTCTGAAACCATAA
- the LOC104725267 gene encoding eukaryotic peptide chain release factor subunit 1-1 — protein sequence MGDKNDDDKNIEIWKIKKLIKSLEAARGNGTSMISLIMPPRDQVSRVTKMLGDEYGTASNIKSRVNRQSVLGAITSAQQRLKLYNRVPPNGLVLYTGTIVNEEGKEKKVTIDFEPFRPINASLYLCDNKFHTEALNELLESDDKFGFIVMDGNGTLFGTLSGNTREVLHKFSVDLPKKHGRGGQSALRFARLRMEKRHNYVRKTAELATQYYINPATSQPNVSGLILAGSADFKTELSQSDMFDPRLAAKILNVVDVSYGGENGFNQAIELSAEILANVKFIQEKRLIGKYFEEISQDTGKYVFGVEDTLNALESGAIETLIVWENLDINRYVMKNTATGETVIKHLNKEQEANTENFKVVDSDLALDVEEKLSLLEWLANEYRRFGCALEFVTNKSQEGSQFCRGFGGIGGILRYQLDMTAFDSEDGQFDDDDSE from the coding sequence ATGGGAGACAAAAACGATGACGACAAGAACATTGAGATATGGAAGATTAAGAAGTTGATCAAATCCCTTGAAGCTGCTAGGGGTAATGGAACCAGCATGATCTCACTCATTATGCCTCCCCGGGATCAGGTTTCTCGTGTTACTAAGATGCTGGGGGATGAGTATGGAACCGCGTCAAACATCAAGAGCAGAGTCAATCGCCAGTCTGTTTTGGGAGCCATTACCTCTGCGCAGCAAAGGCTGAAACTTTACAACAGGGTCCCTCCCAATGGTCTTGTGCTGTATACCGGAACCATTGTCAACGAGGAAGGTAAGGAAAAGAAGGTTACTATTGACTTCGAGCCTTTCAGACCCATCAATGCTTCCCTCTACCTCTGTGACAACAAGTTTCATACGGAAGCTCTGAATGAATTGCTGGAGTCTGATGACAAGTTTGGTTTCATTGTAATGGATGGAAACGGGACTCTCTTTGGAACTCTGAGCGGTAACACACGTGAGGTGCTTCACAAGTTCTCTGTTGATCTTCCCAAGAAACACGGAAGAGGAGGACAATCTGCTCTTCGTTTTGCTCGTCTCCGTATGGAGAAGCGTCACAATTATGTGAGGAAAACTGCTGAGCTCGCCACACAGTACTACATCAATCCTGCAACAAGTCAGCCTAATGTGTCGGGGCTAATTCTTGCCGGTTCAGCAGATTTCAAGACTGAGTTGAGTCAGTCAGATATGTTTGATCCCCGGTTGGCGGCAAAGATACTGAATGTGGTGGATGTATCATATGGAGGAGAAAATGGTTTCAATCAGGCTATCGAGCTTTCAGCTGAGATTCTGGCGAATGTGAAGTTCATCCAAGAGAAGCGTCTGATTGGCAAGTACTTTGAGGAAATAAGCCAGGACACCGGGAAGTACGTGTTTGGTGTGGAAGATACGTTGAACGCTTTGGAATCAGGTGCTATCGAGACACTAATTGTATGGGAAAATCTTGATATCAACAGATATGTGATGAAGAACACTGCGACTGGTGAAACTGTGATCAAGCACCTGAACAAGGAACAGGAAGCCAACACGGAGAATTTCAAAGTAGTCGACAGCGACTTGGCTTTGGATGTGGAGGAGAAGCTGTCTTTACTCGAGTGGCTGGCTAATGAGTACAGGCGTTTTGGTTGTGCGCTTGAGTTTGTGACCAATAAGTCACAGGAAGGGTCTCAGTTTTGCAGAGGGTTTGGAGGAATCGGAGGGATACTTCGTTACCAGCTTGACATGACTGCCTTTGATTCTGAGGATGGacaatttgatgatgatgattcggAATAA
- the LOC104725272 gene encoding uncharacterized protein LOC104725272 isoform X2 has translation MYQTLSLTILLPPPPTPTRTRKSMALQMQQSSFRIYAPSTTDARSGLSPFRTVAVRRLTANRGVVRCSGGDAAKKKAVPNSNYVVPMDKFSSSSSITRPLIEILRDLNKKIPDNIVKSHDPPSTTAAASGFIPWYHANRMLSFYAPGWCGEVRDVIFSENGNVTVVYRLTIRGSDGEAHRESTGTVITTDDHTEDPVAAAEEIAFCRACARFGLGLYLYHE, from the exons ATGTACCAAACTCTCTCACTCACAATTTTGCTCCCTCCTCCTCCAACTCCAACACGAACACGAAAATCAATGGCTTTGCAAATGCAGCAGTCCTCCTTCAGAATCTACGCACCATCCACCACCGATGCACGCAGCGGACTCTCCCCGTTCAGAACCGTGGCTGTTCGCCGGTTAACGGCAAACCGTGGAGTCGTCAGATGCAGCGGCGGAGACGCCGCGAAGAAAAAAGCAGTTCCTAATTCGAACTACGTAGTTCCTATGGACAAattctcatcctcttcttcaattaCTCGGCCTTTGATTGAGATACTTCGTGACCTTAACAAGAAGATTCCTGATAACATTGTTAAGAGCCATGATCCTCCCTCTActactgctgctgcttctgGCTTTATCCCTtg gtaCCATGCAAATCGGATGCTTAGCTTCTATGCTCCTGGTTGGTGTGGTGAAGTTAGAGATGTTATTTTCTCTGAGAATGGTAATGTCACTGTTGTTTATCGTCTCACCATTCGTGGCTCTGATGGTGAG GCACATCGAGAATCAACTGGGACAGTAATAACGACTGATGATCACACTGAGGATCCAGTTGCTGCAGCTGAGGAAATAGCATTCTGCAGAGCATGTGCTCGATTTGGTCTTGGCTTGTATCTGTATCATGAATAG
- the LOC104725269 gene encoding uncharacterized protein LOC104725269 isoform X2 gives MAYSAGKEYMDTEWTNEKHSLYIKSMETSFVDQLYSSLGALGEKDNVSESTRFGSSGRKPSQEQKINVKQPEHRSNLRHGGGSHEFLRSPWIKHYKPLVKAQIQVKGEGTSELESQVVSSNGKTVMVICSSGSASSLKHICSHLRDHDQISVGEAREMDEYDSGGSEKFEE, from the exons ATGGCG TACTCTGCGGGGAAAGAATATATGGATACCGAATGGACTAATGAGAAgcatagtttatatattaaatctatGGAAACTTCATTCGTAGATCAGTTATATAGTTCCCTTGGTGCTCTCGGGGAGAAGGACAATGTATCCGAATCCACGAGGTTCGGTAGCAGCGGTAGGAAACCGTCTCAAGAACAG AAGATTAATGTGAAACAACCTGAACATCGGAGTAACTTAAGACACGGTGGTGGTTCTCATGAGTTTCTTAGGAGTCCATGGATCAAGCATTATAAACCTTTAGTAAAGGCACAAATTCAGGTAAAGGGTGAAGGTACTTCCGAGCTCGAAAGTCAAGTGGTCAGCTCAAATGGGAAGACAGTAATGGTCATATGCAGCTCTGGTTCAGCCTCAAGTCTCAAGCATATATGCTCTCATTTGCGTGACCACGACCAAATCAGCGTTGGAGAAG caAGGGAGATGGATGAGTACGATAGTGGAGGTTCTGAGAAGTTTGAAGAGTGA